Proteins from a single region of Ziziphus jujuba cultivar Dongzao chromosome 1, ASM3175591v1:
- the LOC107433468 gene encoding allantoate deiminase 1 isoform X2 — MAVASRSSQSFFVLHFSSLSITILLCSFLLSPLPTAAFASSGVRVEGLESRPRNLYPEILRDEAVARLRQLGEVSDADGYLERTFLSPASVKAGNLIRQWMEEAGLRTWIDYMGNVHGRVEGRNESAEALLIGSHLDTVVDAGIFDGSLGIISALAALKVLNSNGKLQAVRRPIEVIAFSDEEGVRFQSTFLGSAAVAGILPASALHISDKSGVTVEDVLKDSSLDITEENLLKVKYEPRSVWGYVEVHIEQGPVLEHTGFPLAVVKGIAGQTRLKVTVRGSQGHAGTVPMSMRQDPMPAAAEGIVLLESLCKCPEEFLSYDGHCKSISLKSLSSSLVCTVGEITTWPSASNVIPGQVTFTIDLRTIDDMGREAVIYEFSNRMHQICDQRSVSCTIERKHDANAVLCDTELSMRLKSAAYSAVTRLTGEIQDEVPVLMSGAGHDAMAMSHLTKVGMLFVRCRGGVSHSPEENVLDEDVWTSGLAVLSFIETQL, encoded by the exons ATGGCTGTCGCTTCCAGAAGTTCCCAGTCCTTCTTTGTACTTCACTTCTCTTCTCTTTCGATTACCATTTTGCTTTGCtctttccttctctctcctcttccAACTGCAGCTTTCGCTTCCTCcg GAGTAAGAGTTGAAGGTTTAGAAAGCAGACCAAGGAATTTGTATCCAGAAATCCTAAGGGATGAGGCAGTAGCAAGGCTTCGTCAACTTGGTGAG GTAAGTGATGCTGATGGCTATCTTGAGAGGACATTCTTAAGCCCAGCTTCTGTGAAGGCAGGGAATCTTATTCGTCAATGGATGGAGGAAGCTGGATTGAGAAC GTGGATTGATTACATGGGGAATGTGCATGGTCGGGTTGAGGGAAGGAATGAAAGCGCTGAGGCTCTCTTAATTGGTTCTCATTTG GACACTGTTGTTGATGCTGGAATCTTTGATGGCTCGTTAGGCATCATCTCTGCATTAGCTGCATTAAAGGTTCTGAATAGCAATGGGAAGTTGCAAGCAGTAAGGCGACCAATCGAG GTAATTGCATTTAGTGACGAGGAGGGAGTAAGGTTTCAATCTACGTTCTTGGGCAGTGCTGCTGTAGCTGGGATTTTGCCAGCTTCAGCATTGCATATATCTGATAAAAG TGGTGTAACAGTTGAAGATGTTCTTAAGGATAGCTCCTTGGATATTACAGAGGAAAACTTGTTGAAGGTCAAATATGAGCCAAGATCTGTTTGGGGTTATGTTGAG GTTCACATTGAACAAGGACCTGTACTAGAACATACTGGCTTTCCTCTAGCAGTGGTTAAAGGCATAGCTGGTCAGACACGGTTAAAG GTTACAGTTAGAGGTTCTCAAGGGCATGCTGGAACTGTTCCAATGTCTATGCGTCAGGACCCTATGCCTGCTGCTGCTGAAGGGATTGTATTGTTGGAAAGTCTATGTAAATGTCCAGAAGAATTTCTGTCTTATGATGGTCACTGCAAGAGTATCTCATTAAAATCACTTTCAAGTTCCCTTGTCTGTACTGTTGGAGAGATAACAACCTGGCCTAGTGCAAGTAATGTCATTCCAGGCCAG GTTACATTTACTATTGATTTACGCACCATAGATGACATGGGACGTGAGGCTGTTATTTATGAGTTCTCCAATAGGATGCATCAAATATGTGATCAGCGTTCAGTTTCATGTACAATTGAGCGCAAG CATGATGCCAATGCAGTTCTTTGTGATACTGAGTTAAGTATGAGATTGAAGTCTGCAGCATACTCCGCTGTTACAAGACTGACCGGTGAGATTCAGGATGAAGTACCGGTCTTAATGAGTGGTGCCGGACATGATGCAATGGCTATGTCGCATTTAACTAAG GTTGGTATGCTATTTGTCCGCTGCCGTGGAGGGGTAAGTCACTCACCCGAAGAGAATGTATTGGATGAAGATGTTTGGACATCTGGCTTGGCAGTTTTGTCATTCATAGAGACTCAGTTGTGA
- the LOC107433468 gene encoding allantoate deiminase 1 isoform X1, which yields MLAWLIFVAEEGNLHSCTELPLQRNHLPICQFNDVRGRWDPPTHTSTSHLTSTKAITIHEGLAWLLCSLWLLVLEAVHCHCHCQWLSLPEVPSPSLYFTSLLFRLPFCFALSFSLLFQLQLSLPPVSDADGYLERTFLSPASVKAGNLIRQWMEEAGLRTWIDYMGNVHGRVEGRNESAEALLIGSHLDTVVDAGIFDGSLGIISALAALKVLNSNGKLQAVRRPIEVIAFSDEEGVRFQSTFLGSAAVAGILPASALHISDKSGVTVEDVLKDSSLDITEENLLKVKYEPRSVWGYVEVHIEQGPVLEHTGFPLAVVKGIAGQTRLKVTVRGSQGHAGTVPMSMRQDPMPAAAEGIVLLESLCKCPEEFLSYDGHCKSISLKSLSSSLVCTVGEITTWPSASNVIPGQVTFTIDLRTIDDMGREAVIYEFSNRMHQICDQRSVSCTIERKHDANAVLCDTELSMRLKSAAYSAVTRLTGEIQDEVPVLMSGAGHDAMAMSHLTKVGMLFVRCRGGVSHSPEENVLDEDVWTSGLAVLSFIETQL from the exons ATGCTGGCTTGGCTCATATTCGTGGCTGAAGAAGGCAATTTGCATTCTTGCACTGAATTGCCGCTCCAAAGAAACCACTTGCCAATTTGCCAATTTAACGACGTCAGGGGGCGGTGGGACCCACCCACTCACACTTCCACCTCACATCTCACCTCCACGAAAGCAATCACAATACATGAGGGGCTTGCGTGGCTGCTCTGCTCGCTTTGGCTTTTGGTTTTGGAAGCTGTTCATTGCCATTGCCATTGCCAATGGCTGTCGCTTCCAGAAGTTCCCAGTCCTTCTTTGTACTTCACTTCTCTTCTCTTTCGATTACCATTTTGCTTTGCtctttccttctctctcctcttccAACTGCAGCTTTCGCTTCCTCcg GTAAGTGATGCTGATGGCTATCTTGAGAGGACATTCTTAAGCCCAGCTTCTGTGAAGGCAGGGAATCTTATTCGTCAATGGATGGAGGAAGCTGGATTGAGAAC GTGGATTGATTACATGGGGAATGTGCATGGTCGGGTTGAGGGAAGGAATGAAAGCGCTGAGGCTCTCTTAATTGGTTCTCATTTG GACACTGTTGTTGATGCTGGAATCTTTGATGGCTCGTTAGGCATCATCTCTGCATTAGCTGCATTAAAGGTTCTGAATAGCAATGGGAAGTTGCAAGCAGTAAGGCGACCAATCGAG GTAATTGCATTTAGTGACGAGGAGGGAGTAAGGTTTCAATCTACGTTCTTGGGCAGTGCTGCTGTAGCTGGGATTTTGCCAGCTTCAGCATTGCATATATCTGATAAAAG TGGTGTAACAGTTGAAGATGTTCTTAAGGATAGCTCCTTGGATATTACAGAGGAAAACTTGTTGAAGGTCAAATATGAGCCAAGATCTGTTTGGGGTTATGTTGAG GTTCACATTGAACAAGGACCTGTACTAGAACATACTGGCTTTCCTCTAGCAGTGGTTAAAGGCATAGCTGGTCAGACACGGTTAAAG GTTACAGTTAGAGGTTCTCAAGGGCATGCTGGAACTGTTCCAATGTCTATGCGTCAGGACCCTATGCCTGCTGCTGCTGAAGGGATTGTATTGTTGGAAAGTCTATGTAAATGTCCAGAAGAATTTCTGTCTTATGATGGTCACTGCAAGAGTATCTCATTAAAATCACTTTCAAGTTCCCTTGTCTGTACTGTTGGAGAGATAACAACCTGGCCTAGTGCAAGTAATGTCATTCCAGGCCAG GTTACATTTACTATTGATTTACGCACCATAGATGACATGGGACGTGAGGCTGTTATTTATGAGTTCTCCAATAGGATGCATCAAATATGTGATCAGCGTTCAGTTTCATGTACAATTGAGCGCAAG CATGATGCCAATGCAGTTCTTTGTGATACTGAGTTAAGTATGAGATTGAAGTCTGCAGCATACTCCGCTGTTACAAGACTGACCGGTGAGATTCAGGATGAAGTACCGGTCTTAATGAGTGGTGCCGGACATGATGCAATGGCTATGTCGCATTTAACTAAG GTTGGTATGCTATTTGTCCGCTGCCGTGGAGGGGTAAGTCACTCACCCGAAGAGAATGTATTGGATGAAGATGTTTGGACATCTGGCTTGGCAGTTTTGTCATTCATAGAGACTCAGTTGTGA